A window of Lactuca sativa cultivar Salinas unplaced genomic scaffold, Lsat_Salinas_v11 Lsat_1_v11_unplaced_20, whole genome shotgun sequence genomic DNA:
GCCTAGAAATATACATGCCCAGTTGAGATGTGATATGATTGCATCGCGATGCCTAAGAACACGATCTAATAGATCGTTGTATCGAGTAGTTGGATCATAGTCTCTTACCATAAAAATGGCTGCATGCGCAGCAGCACCAACTATGAGAAATCCACCAATCCACATATGATGTGTGAACAATGACAGTTGTGTACCATAGTCAGTAGCTAGATATGGATAAGGGGGCATGGCATACATATGGTGAGCTACAACAATGGTTAAAGAGCCTAACATAGCTAGGTTAAGAGATAATTGAGCATGCCATGACGTTGTTAGGATCTCATATAGGCCTTTATGGCCCTGGCCCGTAAATGGACCTTTATGAGCTTCTAAAATATCTTTTAGACCATGACCAATGCCCCAGTTGGTCCTATACATGTGACCCGCTATCAGAAAAAGAATTGCAATAGCTAAATGATGGTGTGCCGTATCAGTTAGCCATAGACCTCCAGTTACTGGGTCTAATCCTCCACGAAAAGTAAGAAAGTCCGCATATTTTGACCAATTCAAGGTGAAAAATGGGGTTGCTCCCTCGGCAAAACTGGGATAAAGTTGAGCCAAAAGATCCCGATTCAAGATAAATTCATGAGGAAGTGGTATTTCTTTCGGATCTACTCCAGCGTTTAGAAATTGGTTAATCGGTAAAGATACATGTACTTGATGTCCCGCCCAAGAGAGAGACCCAAGTCCTAGTAGCCCCGCTAAATGGTGATTCAACATAGATTCTACATCTTGAAACCAAGCCAGTTTTGGAGCAGCTTTATGATAATGAAACCAACCAGCAAAAAGCATTAACGCCGCAAAGACCAATCCACCAATTGCGGTACAGTAGAGTTGTAATTCGCTAGTTATTCCAGATGCTCGCCAAATCTGAAAAAAACCAGAGGTTATTTGTATTCCTCGGAAGCCCCCGCCCACATCACCATTCAATATTTCTTGGCCCACTATCGGCCAAACCACTTGGGCACTAGGCCTAATGTGAGTCGGATCGCTTAGCCATGCTTCATAATTGGAAAAACGAGCACCGTGGAAATACATGccactcagccaaaggaagatgaTGGAGAGTTGACCGAAATGCGCACTAAATACTTTTCGAGAGATCTCCTCCAAATCACTGGTATGGCTATCGAAATCGTGAGCATCAGCATGTAGGTTCCAGATCCAAGTGGTAGTTTCAGGGCCTTTAGCTATTGTTCTTGAGAAATGACCCGGTCTAGCCCATTCCTCGAATGAAGTTTTTATGTGATCCCTATCTACCAAAATTTTTACTTCTGGTTCCGGCGAACGAATAATCATTGAGTCCTCCTCTTTCCGGACAACACATACAAAGAGACCCGCCAACAGTCAAATAATTAGTGAATCTCGGAGAGATATTTCTATTATATAATTAGTTTCTTTCTCTTCTAGTTTTCTATCTCCCATCTATCTATTTTCTTTAGTTATTCACTAGAGCAATTATGATCTGGAAGTCGATCCGGGGCAAGTGTTCGGATCTATTATGACATAGCCATGAGGCGCTCAACGGACCTTTTGGATCTTCTAAAACCCTTTCTGACTTTAGATTGATACAAAAACTACTTTTTGTGCAACCTAGTATATTTCAGATCTCAATTAAAAGTTATTAGATGGAGCTGCTTCATGTTTTTTAGATAGTACTATTACTCTATTCCAAATCACGCGAGCAGCCATTAGCCATTACTAAGAAATTTTCATATATTCATTGATTCGaagtattttttatttgattagttttaatcgtcttttttttttaatagaaaaaaagAAAGACAATTAAAAAATAGATTTTGTAAGCTACCCATGTATCCTTTATTCGTACGAAATACCATACGAAATAGAACGCTTAGAATGGATATAAAGAAATTCTTTGATTGGTTCTTCCCAAAGGAATGATCTATTTTATTTGACTGATGGGGCCAACAAAcaattaattataacaaaaaaatatcTAAAACAATCTAAATTAGAAATTCAATAATaactaaaataaagaaaagggtATCGTCTTTTATTCGAAACGTCTAGTGATCTTCAACCAATTATGCGCTTCAATATAATTACCAGGAGTAAGTGCTATAGCCTGTTTCCAATACTCAGCGGCTTGGTCGAACCAAGCCTCCGCAATTTCAGAATCCCCCTGCCGAATGGCCTGTTCTCCCCGGTCGGAATAGGTGGGTTAATTCCTTCCCTTAGAACCGTACTTGAGAGTTTCCTACCTCATACGGCTCGGCAGTCAACTCTTTTTGTACCCCATTTGAATCTACCATATCTAACTGAATAAGATTTCTCGTAGATCTATTCCATTTTTCGGGTTAACGAAAAGAAGTTAATAAAATGAGTTTCAAACTTAAATCTTAAGTTTGGATTAAAAATCCGGtttattttagttttatcttTTCTCCCACCTTCAGAAGAATAAAACATAGACATTTCGCCTATCATTACAATTTTCTGAAAGGTAACTATCTCAGTTTCATATCATATAGAAATTTATATAGAATTTTTGAAAAAGACTTTCGAAAGGAAAGACTTACTATCTTTGGGATCTGATCCTACACCGCTGCTCAATACCTTAGTGGATCGACTCTATTACATAAGTGGATTCCTAACGTTTGTCTCACATCATGACATAAGTAAGCAGTTATTATTGTATCGGCCCAAAACCTCGCTAATTGATCTTTACGGTGCTTACTCTATCAATTAGATCCTTTACCCATAGAATAAAACAGCTAGGCATATCTATTTCTTCATATTTCAACTTCTATGAAGTTTCTTTTCTACAGCTGATAAAAATCGTTGTTTTAGACGATGCATATGTAGAAAGCCCAGTTTTCTAGTATTTACTAGCGAATTTGATCTTTCTTTACTTTTTTCTTTCTATAGCGGAGATAGTCGCACGTAATGACAGATCACGGCCATATTATTAAAAGCTTGTGGTAAGAATGGGTTTCGTTCGAGCGCTCGAAAATAATATTCCAAAGCTTTCGTATGTTCTCCGTTACTTGTGTGGATAAGTCCTATGTTATAGAGTATATAACTTCGGTCATAGGGATCAATTTCTAGTCGCATAGCTTCATAATAATTCTGTAAAGCTTCCGCATAATTTCCTTCGGATTGAGCTGACATCCGTTACGGTCGTCATTCAATTCAAAGAATCTCCGTTACAGAACCGTACATGAGATTTTCATCGCATACGGCTCCTCCCTTATGTGCATAATGATAAAATGATAAATAAGATGAAAATCTTATCATTATGAACTGAGTAGGGCTAGTGTTTTTACAAGAAATCTCTAGCCAACCTTCCTGCAAGAGATCCTTTCTTAACATCAAACGTATTGGTACTAGAGAGAAATGATAACTCCAACAATTTCTTTGTTCTCAACGCTTCCCAATTTCCAGGAATTAGTCACTTCAACAGCCTTCGATGGTTATACGGGTATCCAAAATACAAACGAGATGGATGTTTGTTGTCCCAACCATTCTTTTAATCCCAAGCCTGCTAAAGAAAAGGataatttataacaaagttttcgTGTTGTTGATTCCTAGATGTAGTGCTTCTTCCCCTCTGCTGCCTATTGGTACTAGTGGACTAGGATTGACCTGTAATACCATAGGTATAACCTTTCGCTCAATACTAGAATCGAGAATTGAAACATAGCATCTGAGGCTGCATTAATCGAGGATACACGACAGAAGGAATTGTTCTATTTCCAAACTTTACCTTCAACAAGCGTAGATTTTTGTCTTTTTTTCCCCATCACGAATCATGTGTATTTCTCGTAAGACtgagattaataaaaaaaagtcaaatcGCACCATCTCTGTAATAGGTAAATGCCTCTTTTTCTCCTGAAGTTGTCGGAATTATTCGTAATAAGATATTGGCTACAATTGAAAAGGTTTTATCAATAAAATTTCCATTTATCCGCGATCTAGGCATAGGTAGCAATCCATTCTATCATTGTTCTCATTACTTCTCGCGGGAAAATAATCCCACAAGGAAAAGAATTCTACAGTACGAAATAACATAAAAACAGATTGATTctcattaaaaaaacaaaaaaagatatAGTTCTTCTATTCAAAAATTCAATATTCAAATTGTTATTTTTTACATTACAGGAATTGATAAAAACTAAGAAAGAAATATGGTAATCGGATTCGATTCCATCTTACTGGAATAGTCTACCAACGAAAGAAACTATTCTTATTTGATTGAAGTTACAGCTTAGAATAACCTCAGTTGATTTAATTATGATACAAAGAAGAAAAAGGATCGAATAATCATTGTATGATGAAAATAGAATAACCGCCTATTTTTTTGTGTTGTGTACTTAGGGGTATACACTATACAATCAActataaaaaaattgtttatcaATTTCTATTTGTAATAGATAGATGGGATAAGGATTTGTGTTGATAACTCTAAAACTGGTCTAGAAAGGAATTTGAGAATTCTTATGATATGGAATCGTAGTCTAAATAGAATCATGATCTAAAGATATCCATTAACCATAGTCTACAAAATATAAATCCCTCGCTCAGTTGATTCATTAGAATTTCTAATTTATTGATTTAATCCGGTCGGTatagtataaatatataaatagagAATTCAGAAAAAGAAGAGAACATTTTTTGTAAGAAAAAAATTTTATCTTTATCCCCCCAGCCTAGAAGGAAAGATACTTCTTTTACTATGATGAAAAATTTTCGATTTTGATCGCTTTATAGTTAGAGTTGATTGGTTGTACCTACCCAATAATCTAGAATGATTCACTATTCACTCGATTTTAGTTTTTTGGGTCATAATCATTATGTAGGAGAGATGGCCGAGTGGTTGAAGGCGTAGCATTGGAACTGCTATGTAGGCTTTTGCTTACCGAGGGTTCGAATCCCTCTCTTTCCTTTCCGTACCTTCACCTAATTCATCGATCTTACTAACCACAATAGATCAAATAGCAATGGATACGACTATTCCAACAGTTAGACCTTTCTTTGATATGGATTCTCTATTCCTAATGGCTGTGGTACAGAAAATACTGTGTAAAGAAAAGAGTAGAGTAGACAAGGAATGAAAATCTCCCTCTCGGTCTATGATACCTAAATGGAAGAAAAATCCGGATCAAACCCTTATTTATCTTAACCTTAGGTTAATTTACTTCGCCGAAAGGGAGCAAAATGGGTCGAACCCTTATTCTTCCTTATTCTTATTAGtgttgattttatttttgttaggtTTAAGTCTGACGAGAATAATATTCTACAACTAGCAATTCATTTATTTTCAAACCGACCCATTTACTATCTATTATTTGATTGACTAATCCTTTATATTGGAATGGTTGAAGAGTCAAATGGTTTGGCAATTCCTCATGGGGGGATGAATCGAGAGAATTTTGAATTAGAACTTTAGATTTTTGTTCATCCCTCGCCGCAATAGTATCTCGGGGTTTGCAGCGATAACTTGGTATATCTACTATACGACCATTGACTAAAATATGTCTATGGTTAACTAATTGGCGAGCTCCCGGAATAGTCGGAGCCATACCCAAGCGAAAAAGAATGTTATCAAGGCGCATTTCAAGTAATTGTAGTAAAACCTGACCTGTTGACCCTTTTGCCTTTCCGGCGATACGAACGTATTTAAGTAATTGTCGTTCTGTAAGACCATAATGAAAACGCAATTTTTGTTTTTCTTCTAGGCGAATTCGATATTGGGATTTTTTCCCGGAACGCGATTGGTTTCTAAGATCACTTCCAGCTCTGGGCCTTTTATTAGTTAGCCCTGGTAAAGCCCCCAGGCGGCGTATTTTTTTGAAACGAGGACCTCGGTAACGCGACATAAAGACTCCTTCttcttatttatatttaattattaattcttaTTGATGAAATTTCATTCTACAGAATAAACCTAAACTAAAAATGAACTAAATTCTAAATAAAGCGAAATTTACTTAGT
This region includes:
- the LOC122196918 gene encoding 30S ribosomal protein S4, chloroplastic, whose product is MSRYRGPRFKKIRRLGALPGLTNKRPRAGSDLRNQSRSGKKSQYRIRLEEKQKLRFHYGLTERQLLKYVRIAGKAKGSTGQVLLQLLEMRLDNILFRLGMAPTIPGARQLVNHRHILVNGRIVDIPSYRCKPRDTIAARDEQKSKVLIQNSLDSSPHEELPNHLTLQPFQYKGLVNQIIDSKWVGLKINELLVVEYYSRQT
- the LOC122195176 gene encoding photosystem I P700 chlorophyll a apoprotein A1-like, encoding MIIRSPEPEVKILVDRDHIKTSFEEWARPGHFSRTIAKGPETTTWIWNLHADAHDFDSHTSDLEEISRKVFSAHFGQLSIIFLWLSGMYFHGARFSNYEAWLSDPTHIRPSAQVVWPIVGQEILNGDVGGGFRGIQITSGFFQIWRASGITSELQLYCTAIGGLVFAALMLFAGWFHYHKAAPKLAWFQDVESMLNHHLAGLLGLGSLSWAGHQVHVSLPINQFLNAGVDPKEIPLPHEFILNRDLLAQLYPSFAEGATPFFTLNWSKYADFLTFRGGLDPVTGGLWLTDTAHHHLAIAILFLIAGHMYRTNWGIGHGLKDILEAHKGPFTGQGHKGLYEILTTSWHAQLSLNLAMLGSLTIVVAHHMYAMPPYPYLATDYGTQLSLFTHHMWIGGFLIVGAAAHAAIFMVRDYDPTTRYNDLLDRVLRHRDAIISHLNWACIFLGFHSFGLYIHNDTMSALGRPQDMFSDTAIQLQPVFAQWIQNTHALAPGATAPGATASTSLTWGGGDLVAVGGKVALLPIPLGTADFLVHHIHAFTIHVTVLILLKGVLFARSSRLIPDKANLGFRFPCDGPGRGGTCQVSAWDHVFLGLFWMYNSISVVIFHFSWKMQSDVWGSISDQGVVTHITGGNFAQSSITINGWLRDFLWAQASQVIQSYGSSLSAYGLFFLGAHFVWAFSLMFLFSGRGYWQELIESIVWAHNKLKVAPATQPRALSIVQGRAVGVTHYLLGGIATTWAFFLARIIAVG